A portion of the Ficedula albicollis isolate OC2 chromosome 4, FicAlb1.5, whole genome shotgun sequence genome contains these proteins:
- the ANAPC4 gene encoding anaphase-promoting complex subunit 4 isoform X2 — translation MHWMEVTEESSVLTSFYNAEDESNLLLPKLPALPKNYSTTAKIFSEEKSDEIMKLLGDVRLNALVLGGSSGFIEIYAYGMFKIATVNGVAGSCRGLCLSSDLKSLSVITEIQSSSDSEAEMTYFQLDTSLLSSYLPEVTRMARKFTHISTLLQYIKLSLTCMCEAWEEILMQMDSRLTKFVQEKNTTTSVQDEFMQLLLWGKASLELQALLMNQLTVKGLKKLGQSIESSYSSIQKLVISHLQSGSEALLYHLSELKGMALWKQKYESLGLDASGIDEAITAVGSFILKANELLQVIDSSMKNFKAFFRWLYVAMLRMSEDHVLPELNKMTQKDITFVADFLTEHFNEAPDLYNRKGKYFNVERVGQYLKDEDDDLVSPPNTEGNQWFNFLKDSTHLKESPLLFPYYPEKSLHFVKRQMEGIIDQCLQKPADVIGKSVHQAVCISLYKISQSEDSTPQLFKLPFLWNDKTSNLHYVLFTMLENSISKIHILRRHTDTSRSVSNGILAVEFGNFLNSSINESSDSRCYSCLDAHFYDDETITVVLKESVQQEGKERVLAQLPLSSLYTDEDQDRKFNWDSVERLDEQSSEIPTRTVFLESQWRVLENMKAQYVSVNGIRKVSCVLSSNLRHVRMFEMDVEDDGEVEEEEEEETIQVAAGEPDEPNQPVDGQDNVCDASAEELPDETEELETSLDP, via the exons ATGCATTGGATGGAAGTAACTGAGGAAAGCAG tgttctcACTTCCTTTTACAATGCTGAAGATGAATCAAACCTCCTTTTGCCTAAATTACCAGCACTACCAAAAAA ttacAGTACCACTGCAAAAATTTTCAG tgaagaaaagtCAGATGAGATTATGAAGCTTCTGGGTGATGTCAG ACTTAATGCTCTTGTCCTTGGTGGCAGCTCAGGATTTATTGAGATATATGCTTATGGAATGTTCAAGATTGCTACAGTAAATGGG GTGGCAGGTTCTTGTCGTGGACTGTGTTTGTCTAGTGATTTGAAATCACTGTCAGTTATTACAGAGATACAAAGCTCATCAGACAGCGAAGCAGAGATGACGTATTTTCAG TTGGACACTAGTCTATTATCAAGTTACCTACCTGAGGTAACTCGAATGGCACGGAAGTTTACTCACATTTCAACTCTGTTACAG TATATAAAGCTGTCATTGACATGCATGTGTGAAGCTTGGGAAGAAATACTGATGCAGATGGATTCACGACTAACAAAGTTTGTACAG GAAAAGAATACAACCACTTCTGTTCAGGATGAGTTTATGCAGCTGTTGTTATGGGGCAAAGCAAG TCTGGAACTTCAGGCGTTACTAATGAACCAACTGACAGTAAAG GGTTTGAAAAAACTTGGTCAGTCCATAGAGTCTTCCTATTCCAGTATACAAAAGTTGGTTATAAGTCATTTGCAGAG TGGCTCTGAGGCACTTTTATACCACTTGAGTGAATTGAAAGGAATGGCtttatggaaacaaaaatatgagTCTCTGGGATTAGATGCATCTGGAATTGATG AGGCTATTACTGCTGTTGGTTCTTTCATCCTGAAGGCAAATGAGCTGCTTCA AGTGATCGACAGTAGTATGAAAAACTTCAAGGCATTTTTTCGATGGCTCTATGTTG CCATGTTGAGGATGTCAGAAGATCATGTCCTCCCAGAGCTGAACAAG atgaCTCAAAAAGATATCACATTTGTTGCTGATTTTCTTACTGAGCACTTCAATGAG gCACCAGATCTTTACAATCGTAAAGGAAAATACTTCAATGTGGAGAGAGTTGGCCAG TACTTgaaagatgaagatgatgacCTTGTATCACCACCTAATACAGAGGGAAACCAGTGGTTTAACTTTCTTAAAGATAGTACTCATCTTAAAG AAAGCCCACTTCTGTTTCCCTACTATCCTGAGAAATCACTGCATTTTGTCAAAAGGCAAATGGAGGGGATCATTGATCAGTGTTTACAAAAGCCAGCA GATGTAATTGGAAAGTCAGTGCATCAAGCAGTCTGCATTTCTCTCTACAAAATTTCTCAAAG tgAAGATTCTACACCTCAGTTATTTAAATTACCATTTCT GTGGAATGACAAAACATCTAATTTACACTATGTTCTCTTCACTATGTTAGAAAATTCTATTtctaaaatacacattttgaGAAGACATACTGATACTTCCAG GTCTGTCAGTAATGGGATTCTTGCAGTAGAGTTTGGAAACTTCTTGAACAGCAGTATAAATGAGAGCTCAGACTCCAG ATGCTACAGTTGTTTGGATGCTCACTTCTATGATGATGAAACTATAACTGTAGTTCTGAAAGAGAGTGTGCAAcaagaggggaaggagagagtcTTGGCTCAGCTGCCTTTATCTTCATTATATACAGATGAGGACCAAGATAGGAAATTCAATTGGGATTCCGTGGAAAG GCTGGATGAGCAAAGCAGTGAGATACCCACACGTACTGTCTTCTTGGAGAGCCAGTGGAGAGTGCTGGAGAATATGAAAGCTCAGTATGTTTCTGTAAATGGCATTAGAAAAGTTTCTTGTGTG CTAAGTTCCAACCTCCGCCACGTCAGGATGTTTGAGATGGATGTAGAGGATGACGGGGAAGttgaggaagaagaagaagaagaaacaattCAGGTTGCAGCTGGGGAACCTGATGAGCCAAATCAGCCTGTAGATGGCCAGGACAATGTGTGTGATGCATCTGCTGAAGAACTACCTGATGAAACTGAAGAGCTTGAAACAAGTCTGGATCCTTGA
- the ANAPC4 gene encoding anaphase-promoting complex subunit 4 isoform X1 encodes MPAFRQVGEKQLPQEVVFMAWSPERDLIALANRAGEVLLHRLANFQRVWSLPPNENTGKEVTALAWRPDGKILAFGLADTKRIILCDVEKPESLHSFSVDLSITYMHWMEVTEESSVLTSFYNAEDESNLLLPKLPALPKNYSTTAKIFSEEKSDEIMKLLGDVRLNALVLGGSSGFIEIYAYGMFKIATVNGVAGSCRGLCLSSDLKSLSVITEIQSSSDSEAEMTYFQLDTSLLSSYLPEVTRMARKFTHISTLLQYIKLSLTCMCEAWEEILMQMDSRLTKFVQEKNTTTSVQDEFMQLLLWGKASLELQALLMNQLTVKGLKKLGQSIESSYSSIQKLVISHLQSGSEALLYHLSELKGMALWKQKYESLGLDASGIDEAITAVGSFILKANELLQVIDSSMKNFKAFFRWLYVAMLRMSEDHVLPELNKMTQKDITFVADFLTEHFNEAPDLYNRKGKYFNVERVGQYLKDEDDDLVSPPNTEGNQWFNFLKDSTHLKESPLLFPYYPEKSLHFVKRQMEGIIDQCLQKPADVIGKSVHQAVCISLYKISQSEDSTPQLFKLPFLWNDKTSNLHYVLFTMLENSISKIHILRRHTDTSRSVSNGILAVEFGNFLNSSINESSDSRCYSCLDAHFYDDETITVVLKESVQQEGKERVLAQLPLSSLYTDEDQDRKFNWDSVERLDEQSSEIPTRTVFLESQWRVLENMKAQYVSVNGIRKVSCVLSSNLRHVRMFEMDVEDDGEVEEEEEEETIQVAAGEPDEPNQPVDGQDNVCDASAEELPDETEELETSLDP; translated from the exons ATGCCCGCCTTCAGGCAGGTGGGCGAGAAGCAGCTGCCGCAGGAGGTCGTGTTCATGGCCTGGTCCCCCGAAAGGGACCTCATCGCCCTGGCCAACCGCGCGGGGGAG GTTTTACTTCATCGGCTTGCAAACTTTCAACGTGTGTGGAGTTTGCCTCCAAAcgaaaatacaggaaaagaagTGACTGCTCTTGCTTGGAGACCAGATGGCAAAA TTTTGGCTTTTGGCCTTGCTGATACCAAGCGGATTATTCTGTGTGATGTAGAAAAGCCTGAAAGCTTGCACTCCTTCTCTGTGGACTTATCTATTACATACATGCATTGGATGGAAGTAACTGAGGAAAGCAG tgttctcACTTCCTTTTACAATGCTGAAGATGAATCAAACCTCCTTTTGCCTAAATTACCAGCACTACCAAAAAA ttacAGTACCACTGCAAAAATTTTCAG tgaagaaaagtCAGATGAGATTATGAAGCTTCTGGGTGATGTCAG ACTTAATGCTCTTGTCCTTGGTGGCAGCTCAGGATTTATTGAGATATATGCTTATGGAATGTTCAAGATTGCTACAGTAAATGGG GTGGCAGGTTCTTGTCGTGGACTGTGTTTGTCTAGTGATTTGAAATCACTGTCAGTTATTACAGAGATACAAAGCTCATCAGACAGCGAAGCAGAGATGACGTATTTTCAG TTGGACACTAGTCTATTATCAAGTTACCTACCTGAGGTAACTCGAATGGCACGGAAGTTTACTCACATTTCAACTCTGTTACAG TATATAAAGCTGTCATTGACATGCATGTGTGAAGCTTGGGAAGAAATACTGATGCAGATGGATTCACGACTAACAAAGTTTGTACAG GAAAAGAATACAACCACTTCTGTTCAGGATGAGTTTATGCAGCTGTTGTTATGGGGCAAAGCAAG TCTGGAACTTCAGGCGTTACTAATGAACCAACTGACAGTAAAG GGTTTGAAAAAACTTGGTCAGTCCATAGAGTCTTCCTATTCCAGTATACAAAAGTTGGTTATAAGTCATTTGCAGAG TGGCTCTGAGGCACTTTTATACCACTTGAGTGAATTGAAAGGAATGGCtttatggaaacaaaaatatgagTCTCTGGGATTAGATGCATCTGGAATTGATG AGGCTATTACTGCTGTTGGTTCTTTCATCCTGAAGGCAAATGAGCTGCTTCA AGTGATCGACAGTAGTATGAAAAACTTCAAGGCATTTTTTCGATGGCTCTATGTTG CCATGTTGAGGATGTCAGAAGATCATGTCCTCCCAGAGCTGAACAAG atgaCTCAAAAAGATATCACATTTGTTGCTGATTTTCTTACTGAGCACTTCAATGAG gCACCAGATCTTTACAATCGTAAAGGAAAATACTTCAATGTGGAGAGAGTTGGCCAG TACTTgaaagatgaagatgatgacCTTGTATCACCACCTAATACAGAGGGAAACCAGTGGTTTAACTTTCTTAAAGATAGTACTCATCTTAAAG AAAGCCCACTTCTGTTTCCCTACTATCCTGAGAAATCACTGCATTTTGTCAAAAGGCAAATGGAGGGGATCATTGATCAGTGTTTACAAAAGCCAGCA GATGTAATTGGAAAGTCAGTGCATCAAGCAGTCTGCATTTCTCTCTACAAAATTTCTCAAAG tgAAGATTCTACACCTCAGTTATTTAAATTACCATTTCT GTGGAATGACAAAACATCTAATTTACACTATGTTCTCTTCACTATGTTAGAAAATTCTATTtctaaaatacacattttgaGAAGACATACTGATACTTCCAG GTCTGTCAGTAATGGGATTCTTGCAGTAGAGTTTGGAAACTTCTTGAACAGCAGTATAAATGAGAGCTCAGACTCCAG ATGCTACAGTTGTTTGGATGCTCACTTCTATGATGATGAAACTATAACTGTAGTTCTGAAAGAGAGTGTGCAAcaagaggggaaggagagagtcTTGGCTCAGCTGCCTTTATCTTCATTATATACAGATGAGGACCAAGATAGGAAATTCAATTGGGATTCCGTGGAAAG GCTGGATGAGCAAAGCAGTGAGATACCCACACGTACTGTCTTCTTGGAGAGCCAGTGGAGAGTGCTGGAGAATATGAAAGCTCAGTATGTTTCTGTAAATGGCATTAGAAAAGTTTCTTGTGTG CTAAGTTCCAACCTCCGCCACGTCAGGATGTTTGAGATGGATGTAGAGGATGACGGGGAAGttgaggaagaagaagaagaagaaacaattCAGGTTGCAGCTGGGGAACCTGATGAGCCAAATCAGCCTGTAGATGGCCAGGACAATGTGTGTGATGCATCTGCTGAAGAACTACCTGATGAAACTGAAGAGCTTGAAACAAGTCTGGATCCTTGA